The following nucleotide sequence is from Chromatiales bacterium 21-64-14.
ACGGGCCCCCGAACCACGGCGCCTCCAGGCAGCCGGCCGATACCCGCTAACCGGCGCCGCAGCAACGGTGTGCGTTTGATGCGCCGCACCAGCGCGCGGACCTCGAGCCCCAGCGCCGGGATGCGTTCCGAATCCGCGCGCACCAGCGCCGCCTGCAACGCCGAGGCGCGCCGCGCGAGCCGCTCGATACCGAGTTGGCGTGCGAACCCGCCGAGCCATCCCAGATGACTCGCGATCCGTTCACGCTCCAAGGTACCTGCCCGCGCGCGGGCCCGCGCAGGGTCCACCTCCTGTCCCGCCGCATCTTCGAGCGCCCGGCAGGCGAGCAGCCGATAGGCGGCCGGCGCGAGCGGATCCATGCCGCCGATCCGGCGGGCAAAATCGCGGGCGACCACCCCCACCGGTTGCAGCGCGCCCGCGGCCCCGCCGACCAGAGAGTGTACGGCAGCCTTCGCGACCGCATCGCCGTCGAGGGTGAACATCAGCAGCAGGCCGCCGGGCAACCCAGGGAACAGCGGTCCGAACGGCACCTCGATCCAATCCATCGGCAGACCGTCGGCGCTGCGCGGCAGATCCCGGGTGACCGCCACCATCGACATGAAGGCGCGGTCGCCGTGTCCCATCCGCGCATGATCCATGCCGGAGTGTGCCTCGGGTTCCTCCATCGTGGACCCGGAAGGCGCCTCGCGCAGTACCAGCGTCATGCCACACTTGGGACAGGAACCAGGGGCATCCTGCACCACTTCCGGGTGCATCGGACAGGTGTACTCAGGCCCGGCCGTGTGTGCCGCCGGCGCGTGTTCCATCCCCCCATGGCCCGCGTGCCCGTGCGCCCCCGCGCCCGCCGGCGCCTCGCGCGGCACCAGCGTCATGCCACACTTGGGGCAGGACCCGGGGGCGTCCTGCACCACCTCCGGGTGCATCGGACAGGTGTAGGCCCTCGATGGATCACCGGCCATCGCTTCGTGATCCACGCCATGAGGATCGCTGGGCGTGGGCGCCGGCAACTCACCCATCGCCTCCGCACCCTCGTCCTGCGGGGGATCGGCATGCTCCGGAACGCCATGCACCTCGTGGGGAACGAGCGTCATACCGCACTTGGGGCAGGAACCGGGCTCGCCCCGCACCACCTCCGGGTGCATCGGACAGGTGTATTGCGTCCGGCCGTGCAGCACGAGGGCATCGAAATCGATCACGTCCGGGTGGAAGGCGCCTTCGATCAGCACCGTGCGCAACCGGTGCACGCCGTCGAGTAACGCCTGCTGCGAGAGTTCCACCGCCACATCGGCCTCAGGCAACGGAGTCAGCTCTCCGGCGCCGAGCGCGAGCACGATCCGCGGTCGCATCATCCCGGCATACAGGACCGTTGCCGCCTCGCGCAGCTCCGCAGGGACGGGCCCAACGACCACCAGCACCCCTGCATGCCGCGGTGAGGCCGCGACCACGATCCCCGCGCCTTCGAGATCGAGCCCGTAGGCACCGGCAACCTCCGGGCCCGGAACCACGATGGCCTCAAGCGTTTGGGCGCTCGCATAGGCCGCCAGCCGGCGCAGCCGGGACCACGCGCCTTGGCGGGCGCCGAGGATCACTTATTGTCTCCGCAGGGCACCTTGACTCCAGCCGTACAACAGACCGAGGAATAAAATGGCCAGAAATACGCCCATGTCCAGAAGCGCGACCAGCCCCTCCTGCTTGTACACTACCGCCCACGGGTACATGAAGGCCATCTCCATATCGAAGGCCAGGAACAGTAGTGCGTACCCATAATAGCGCGCGTGATAACGCACCCAGACCGGCTCCGGCGCCAACCGCCCGCCCGTTGCCGGCACGTCTTTGGCGGGCTCCTGGCGGCACCCACCCATCGCCCGTGCAAGTCCATACACGCTTAACGCCGCCCCGGCCGTGCCAACCGTCAACCCCAGCAGCACGGCATATTGTGCCAATGCGCTCATATCGTTCGTTCCCCCGGCCGACTGACTGCATCCTCCGCTGCCCGCCAGGGACGTGCTGAGTACATGAAGGCCATCTCCATGTCGAAGGCGAGGAACAACAGCGCGTAACCGTAGTAGCGGGCGTGATAGCGAACCCAGACCGGCTCCGGCGACAGCCGCCCGGCGGTCGCCGGCACCTCCTTGCCCGGTTCCCCCCGACTCCGGCCGATCGCCCGCGCGAGTCCGTACAGGCTGAGCGCCGCCCCGACGGTGCCGGCCGCCAGCCCCAGCAGCAGGGCGTATTGTCCCAGCCCCGTCATACCGTCCGCCGCCCAGACACCCCTGCGACCCGCTCCGCCCCGGACGCCTCAACCGGCTCCAGCACGAATCCAAGTCGCCGCTCACACTCCTCCAGCGCGCCGAGGATGTCGTCCAGGTCCCCGCCTCCGAGACTGACCAGCCCGTAGCGATAGCTCTCGCTGTCCTGCATCTCCTCCGACAGACACCGCCCCGGAGCCGTCAGGATCTCGACCCTCGCATCCGAGTAGCGCTCCATGACCCCGGCCACGTCCTCTTCCGAGGGGACCCGAACTACACGCCGGTCCTCGAAGGTGCGCAGCACGCAGCTGGCCGCCCGCCGATGGGGCCCCTGCCCGCGCCGTAAAGAGGGTTCTTTTCCGAGCGCAAGATCGATCAACAGTTCGTAGGTATTGAATCCATCCACCTTCTCGTACAGATCCGCGAACTGTGACGCCATGCGCGGGTTGATCTCGATGATGTGGATACGCTCGCGTGTGGGATCATACATCATCTCGATGTTGAACAGCCCGTTGTCGAATCTGATACCGGTCATCACCTGCGCGGCGATGCCCGCCATCCGGTCCTGCACCGCGGATGGCAGACTCGAGGGGTATTCGAAGCGCCGGAAGGCCAGGGTCCCCGGAAACAGGACCGAGTCCACGATGCCGAACACCTGCACCGTGCCGCTGAAGGCATACCCTTCCACCGTCACCTGGACCCCCTCGAGCAGCTCCTCTACGAGCACCCGACTCGGCCCGAAGCCGCATCCTGCGTAGCGCTCGAAGAGCCGCCGCAGCGGATCGAAGAACGGCTCCGGCAAGGTCGCGCGCGCGAGGGCTTTGGAGAATGCCTGGGCATCCTCGACGCGATAGGCCCCGACCGAAAAGAACGACTTGATCGGCTTGACGAAAACCGGGAACTCCAGCCCCGCAACCTCATCCCCGGCAGCCAGCGCGAATTCCGGCACCGCGTGCGGGACGACGGCCTGCTGCAGCAACCGCGAATGATACTTATGCTGGCACCGAAGGTTCACCATCGCCGGAACCCCGGGAAGCCCGAACCGTTCGGCCACGATGCCAGCAAGCGTGCTGCCCGGATAGTCGTCCGTGCTCACCACCCCGTCCGGTCCGCCCGCGGAGAACCGCTCGACGATGCCGTCGATCTCCTCCAGCGCGTCCCGCACCGGCGTCAACATCGGTGCCGGCGCGACCATCTGCTCCAGTTCGATACTGGCGTACTCGTGGAACAACACGCGATGGCGCCGCTCCACACCCAACGCCGCGATTTCCCGGTAATCACGATGCGAGGGACAGACGACAAGAATCGTGCGCATGGCTCACTCCACGACTTGTTGTTCAGAAGCGGATGCCGTCACTTGCACGGCAGGAACCGCACGGTGGCCTCCGCCTGCCCGAGCACCTCGCGCAGCGCCGCCACCGCCGCATCGACGTCCTCATCCGTCGTGTACCGGGACAGCGAGAAGCGCAGGGAACAGTGGGCCTCCTGCGGGTCCACTCCCATCGCGATCAGGACGTGCGTCGGCTCGGGCGACCCGGACTTGCAGGCCGAGCCCGACGAGGCCGCCACACCGTTCTGATCCAGCGCCACCACCAGCGACTCGCCCCGCAGACCCGGGAGGGTCATGTTCAAGGTATTGGGCAGGCGTTGTTCGGGGTGCCCGTTGAGTACCGCGCCGCTTACCAGCTTGCGCAGCTCCGCCTCGAACCGGTCGCGCAGCGCACGCACTCGTTCGCAGTCCCCCAACTCCACGACGGCCCGCTCCGCCGCCGCCC
It contains:
- a CDS encoding Ni Fe-hydrogenase III large subunit, coding for MVAVTRDLPRSADGLPMDWIEVPFGPLFPGLPGGLLLMFTLDGDAVAKAAVHSLVGGAAGALQPVGVVARDFARRIGGMDPLAPAAYRLLACRALEDAAGQEVDPARARARAGTLERERIASHLGWLGGFARQLGIERLARRASALQAALVRADSERIPALGLEVRALVRRIKRTPLLRRRLAGIGRLPGGAVVRGPVARAAGRADDARSADATYGALGFEPVVGARGDAFDRLQVRLGEIVRGLELIRAAGTVEDPGAPVIGTVSGTGAAAIETPRGVARLRLTLEQGRVVDAQLDTPSNGHLALVGPLVAQQELGDALIAVGSLDLSPWEAMG
- a CDS encoding NADH-quinone oxidoreductase subunit I gives rise to the protein MSALAQYAVLLGLTVGTAGAALSVYGLARAMGGCRQEPAKDVPATGGRLAPEPVWVRYHARYYGYALLFLAFDMEMAFMYPWAVVYKQEGLVALLDMGVFLAILFLGLLYGWSQGALRRQ